In a genomic window of Quercus lobata isolate SW786 chromosome 4, ValleyOak3.0 Primary Assembly, whole genome shotgun sequence:
- the LOC115983908 gene encoding uncharacterized protein LOC115983908 yields MASRFSGTPVSFFIYSSPFPSQEEEEQIGSPKSPVSVIPVSFFSSREQQIGTPFTPHNAPKIMNPNFSISADRFRFRVPYTTDDAVVLQNLIHTIHSVINRDKMKSNSSSLTTAQRLFNSLDLVQKKVTQQLERIKETPTFQMGVQKSALILLSILD; encoded by the exons ATGGCTTCTCGATTCAGTGGGACTCCtgtttcctttttcatttactcttctccttttccttctcaagaagaagaagaacaaattGGGAGTCCGAAGAGTCCTGTCAGTGTTATTCCCGTTTCGTTTTTCTCATCTCGAGAACAACAAATTGGGACTCCATTTACTCCTCACAATGCTCCTAAAATCATGAACCCTAACTTCTCCATCTCTGCTGATCGGTTCCGGTTTCGGGTGCCGTACACAACTGATGATGCTGTAGTGCTTCAGAATCTAATCCACACCATTCACTCCGTTATCAATAGAGATAAGATGAAATCAAATTCATCATCCCTAACAactgctcagaggctcttcaaCTCACTTGATCTTGTTCAGAAAAAGGTCACGCAGCAATTGGAGAGAATTAAGGAAACCCCCACTTTTCAGATGGGG gTTCAGAAAAGTGCTTTGATCCTTCTTTCTATCCTTGATTGA
- the LOC115987609 gene encoding coproporphyrinogen-III oxidase 1, chloroplastic-like: MSPPTTASAIVSSSSSSSYFTLFPLTSTSPKSKPTTKLSFNFSKTQTRNLTLKTTTTTIRSAVSIEKEIPETERPNTFLRESDDHDSSTSSSSSSSSTVRSRFEKMIRKAQDSVCKAIEGADGGAKFKEDVWSRPGGGGGISRVLQDGAVWEKAGVNVSVVYGVMPPEAYRAATASAEVKPGPVPFFAAGISSVLHPKNPFAPTLHFNYRYFETDAPKDAPGAPRQWWFGGGTDLTPAYIFEEDVKHFHSVQKSACDKFDPTFYPRFKKWCDDYFYIKHRGERRGLGGIFFDDLNDYDQEMLLSFATECANSVVPAYIPIIEKRKDTPFTDQHKAWQQLRRGRYVEFNLVYDRGTTFGLKTGGRIESILVSLPLTARWEYDHKPENGTEEWKLLDACINPKEWI, translated from the exons atgtCACCACCAACAACAGCAAGCGCCATTGTCTCATCGTCATCTTCATCCTCCTACTTCACTCTTTTCCCTCTCACCTCAACCTcacccaaatcaaaacccaccaccaaactCTCCTTCAATTtctccaaaacccaaacccgCAATCTCACactcaaaacaacaacaacaacaattcgATCCGCAGTTTCCATCGAAAAAGAAATCCCAGAAACCGAACGACCCAACACATTCCTCCGCGAATCCGACGACCATGATTCCTCcacctcatcctcatcatcttcatcctcCACCGTCCGATCCCGGTTCGAGAAAATGATAAGGAAAGCACAGGACAGTGTGTGCAAAGCAATCGAAGGCGCCGATGGTGGAGCTAAGTTTAAGGAAGATGTGTGGTCGAGGCCTGGTGGCGGCGGAGGCATAAGTCGAGTTCTTCAAGACGGTGCCGTTTGGGAGAAAGCTGGGGTTAATGTTTCTGTCGTTTATGGGGTTATGCCACCGGAGGCTTACCGTGCCGCCACCGCCTCCGCCGAGGTGAAGCCGGGCCCCGTTCCGTTCTTTGCTGCCGGAATTAGCTCC GTTTTGCATCCAAAGAACCCATTTGCGCCCACATTGCATTTTAATTATCGATATTTTGAGACTGACGCTCCTAAAG ATGCTCCTGGAGCACCCAGACAGTGGTGGTTTGGTGGAGGAACTGATTTGACACCTGCTTACATCTTTGAAGAGGATGTCAAGCATTTCCATTCG GTTCAAAAAAGTGCTTGTGACAAATTTGATCCTACATTCTATCCTCGATTTAAGAAATGGTGCGATGATTATTTCTATATCAAG CACCGAGGTGAGAGGCGGGGGCTTGGGGGAATATTTTTTGATGATCTAAATGACTATGATCAAGAGATGCTTCTTTCCTTTGCCACTG AATGTGCCAATTCTGTGGTTCCTGCTTACATACCAAtcatagaaaaaagaaaggatacgCCATTCACAGACCAGCACAAGGCATGGCAGCAATTGCGAAGAGGGCGTTATGTAGAATTCAATTTG GTTTATGATCGTGGTACAACATTTGGACTAAAGACAGGAGGTCGAATTGAGAGTATTCTTGTTTCTCTCCCACTAACAGCTCGGTGGGAATATGACCAT AAACCGGAAAATGGAACTGAAGAGTGGAAATTATTAGATGCCTGCATCAATCCAAAGGAATGGATCTAA